A genomic stretch from Theobroma cacao cultivar B97-61/B2 chromosome 4, Criollo_cocoa_genome_V2, whole genome shotgun sequence includes:
- the LOC108661547 gene encoding uncharacterized protein LOC108661547, with amino-acid sequence MPLSIARKLGFQEIQPTTVTLQLADRTIRHPVGIIEDVLLKVGHLYILVDFIVLEVEDDVEIPFILGKPFLATVGAIIDVKKGKITFRVGEEEVVFNLFNATQYPYTDSCYKLDSVNEGKGKPISPPSTTQVLTLKTKPPPLSSYFDFMVG; translated from the coding sequence ATGCCTTTATCTATTGCTAGAAAACTTGGATTTCAAGAGATACAACCCACTACAGTTACCTTGCAATTAGCAGACAGAACAATTAGGCACCCAGTTGGGATTATAGAGGATGTTTTGCTTAAAGTTGGGCATTTATACATTCTAGTGGACTTCATTGTGCTCGAGGttgaagatgatgttgaaattCCTTTTATTTTGGGAAAACCATTCTTAGCTACAGTTGGAGCAATTATTGATGTGAAAAAGGGCAAAATAACATTCAGAGTTGGAGAGGAGGAAGTggtatttaatttgttcaatgCAACTCAGTATCCCTATACAGATAGTTGCTATAAACTGGATTCAGTCAATGAGGGTAAAGGTAAGCCTATTTCACCACCTTCAACAACGCAGGTGCTAACTCTTAAGACAAAACCACCACCACTTTCTagctattttgattttatggtTGGATAG
- the LOC18601224 gene encoding uncharacterized protein At1g65710, with amino-acid sequence MGTCFSKKRASSSNHSQPQPVSVSSAPLAADTTLNNNSSHHSLKAGSDPKIYQVTEEEQVGKASREEDSLVKKEVFVIKHRKSHDRDRRSPPPQKAAPHSSENESASSVSAEGGICTINTAVRTSSCTKEEVDAILIQCGRLSRSNSSGKTASSSRKYSGSKRSYDFDNENDNDHIGVASEDYGSRKKGNDGFCDDDRPRHRQSSRSSSSQGRRRTPSREREQHQQRSGSRERGTSSGGRRVSRSPGRRSENTQGSLGSNAANATNRPGKMVSVPATVSSLVMDKSTNGAAGVEAPTTTANAIKRISVKRNVGEAAVGSRGTASPRSQSPARTNPNANNPKGCNENQLQPTLSRSSSRKAEHSPYRRNPLSEIDPNSLAYPQSAANKTSTCINKGQGGLKEYTNVINQKLNVEMNNKVVVQGANKAGSIGTADNKVVNVNSTAKEQRMVEEVKTEPPMPGAENPKPQTLTRSRSSRRSRDLDLNPETLLNPIPSSYTTLLLEDIQNFHQTNNPPSFSLPSCVSKACSILEAVADLNSTTSSNLSCAFSEDRKGLSTDESSKNGYNATVGRKMAETRDPFVESEVVGRDDLMEPSFHKYVTVRRGATLGGTDMEEQESSGSNSFVGSGQQQHWGFSPSSWEPNSADSTDRWTSRTKSREEDHSSSLEPQRQALAEPQSGSDIKNSTRKGLSGRRRDVDLQHAGIGRAGKIGAGKGLHFVAAST; translated from the exons ATGGGTACTTGTTTTAGCAAGAAGAGAGCTTCTTCCTCTAATCACTCTCAGCCTCAGCCTGTTTCTGTTTCTTCAGCACCATTAGCGGCGGATACCACCCTCAACAATAATTCTTCTCATCATTCCCTCAAAGCCGGAAGCGATCCCAAGATTTACCAGGTTACTGAAGAAGAACAAGTTGGAAAAGCCAGCCGAGAAGAAGACAGCTTAGTGAAGAAAGAGGTATTTGTCATAAAACACAGAAAGAGCCATGACAGAGACAGACGCTCCCCGCCTCCGCAAAAGGCAGCACCACATTCTTCCGAAAACGAGTCTGCTTCCTCCGTTTCCGCTGAAGGCGGCATCTGCACCATCAATACTGCGGTGAGGACGTCCAGCTGCACTAAAGAGGAAGTAGATGCCATTTTGATACAGTGCGGGAGGCTTAGCAGAAGCAACTCTTCTGGAAAGACGGCTTCTTCTTCCAGAAAGTACTCTGGCTCCAAGCGGAGTTACGATTTTGATAACGAAAACGACAATGATCATATTGGAGTTGCCTCCGAGGACTATGGTTCCaggaagaaaggaaatgaTGGTTTCTGTGATGATGACCGCCCACGCCACCGGCAATCAAGtaggtcttcttcttctcagGGAAGGAGGAGGACTCCCAGCAGGGAAAGAGAGCAGCACCAGCAACGCTCCGGAAGCAGAGAAAGAGGGACCAGCAGCGGAGGAAGACGAGTGAGCCGATCCCCGGGAAGAAGATCAGAAAACACTCAAGGTAGCCTTGGTAGCAATGCTGCCAATGCCACTAATAGGCCTGGAAAGATGGTCTCTGTTCCTGCTACTGTTTCGTCATTGGTGATGGATAAGAGCACCAATGGTGCTGCTGGTGTAGAAGCTCCGACAACTACTGCCAATGCCATCAAGCGCATCTCTGTGAAGAGGAATGTCGGTGAGGCGGCTGTAGGCTCTAGGGGCACTGCTTCACCACGCTCTCAGTCCCCTGCAAGGACAAATCCAAATGCCAATAATCCTAAAGGCTGCAATGAGAATCAGCTACAGCCAACACTTAGCCGCAGCTCCTCAAGGAAAGCAGAGCATTCGCCTTATAGAAGGAACCCATTGAGTGAGATTGATCCCAACTCACTTGCATATCCACAATCAGCTGCCAACAAGACTTCCACCTGCATCAACAAGGGACAAGGAGGGCTCAAGGAATACACCAATGTAATTAATCAG AAATTGAATGTTGAGATGAACAACAAAGTCGTTGTTCAAGGTGCTAATAAAGCAGGCAGCATTGGTACAGCGGATAACAAGGTCGTAAATGTGAATAGCACAGCAAAGGAGCAAAGGATGGTTGAAGAGGTAAAGACCGAGCCACCAATGCCTGGAGCTGAGAATCCGAAACCTCAAACATTGACAAGAAGCAGATCCTCTAGGCGATCACGAGATCTGGACCTGAATCCAGAAACTTTGTTGAAtcccatcccatcatcatatACCACACTATTGCTTGAGgacatccaaaattttcatcaaaccAACAATCCCCCTTCATTCTCACTCCCATCATGCGTCAGTAAGGCCTGTTCCATCCTTGAAGCAGTTGCGGACCTCAACTCCACTACAAGCTCCAACCTCTCTTGTGCATTCTCTGAGGATAGAAAAGGTCTCTCAACAGATGAGTCAAGCAAGAATGGATACAACGCCACTGTTGGGAGGAAAATGGCAGAAACCAGAGACCCTTTTGTTGAATCCGAGGTAGTTGGCAGAGATGATCTGATGGAGCCAAGTTTTCACAAGTATGTGACAGTGAGGAGAGGTGCTACATTGGGCGGCACAGACATGGAGGAGCAAGAATCATCTGGTAGCAACAGCTTCGTGGGCAGTGGGCAGCAGCAGCATTGGGGCTTTTCACCCTCCTCGTGGGAGCCCAATTCAGCGGATTCAACTGATCGCTGGACTTCAAGAACTAAAAGCAGAGAAGAGGATCACAGTAGTTCCCTGGAACCCCAGAGACAAGCCTTGGCTGAACCACAATCAGGCAGTGACATAAAAAATAGTACTAGAAAGGGATTGAGTGGAAGAAGGAGAGACGTTGATCTCCAACACGCAGGAATTGGACGAGCTGGCAAGATAGGAGCTGGTAAAGGTCTTCACTTTGTAGCTGCATCAACATAG